A genomic region of Xylanibacillus composti contains the following coding sequences:
- the mqnC gene encoding cyclic dehypoxanthinyl futalosine synthase, with translation MNVDTILGKALRGERIGLEEGAALFASDQVEKIGAAANEIMLRKHPDPITTFVIGRNINYTNVCDVYCRFCAFYRSPDSEEGYVLPNEAIFQKMQELIDVGGTEVLMQGGVNPNLPFDYYLNLLREIKQRFPSLQMHSFSTVEIRKMQELSGLSSTEEVLKKLHEAGLDSLPGAGAEMLVDRIRNKISRRKGSWQEWIDTMKAAHRVGMHTTGTMVIGFGETAEERALHLIRLRDAQDECLRGGYPTPGFLAFIAWTFQPDNTNLKAERVGAEEYLKTVAIARIMLDNIDNLQSSWVTMGPEVGKLSLSYGCNDFGSTMMEENVVSAAACTHKVNTNLILDLIREAGKIPAQRNTKYELLRVFQEGERADKDFVLQN, from the coding sequence ATGAATGTGGATACGATATTAGGCAAGGCATTGCGGGGGGAACGCATCGGGTTGGAGGAAGGCGCCGCGCTTTTTGCTTCCGATCAAGTGGAGAAGATCGGAGCTGCGGCCAACGAGATTATGCTGCGCAAGCATCCGGACCCGATAACGACTTTTGTCATTGGCCGTAATATTAACTATACGAATGTATGTGATGTATACTGCCGGTTCTGTGCGTTTTATCGTTCGCCGGATTCGGAGGAAGGCTATGTGCTTCCAAACGAGGCGATCTTTCAGAAGATGCAGGAGCTTATTGATGTTGGCGGCACGGAGGTGCTCATGCAGGGCGGGGTCAATCCGAATTTGCCTTTCGACTATTATTTGAACCTGCTGCGTGAGATTAAGCAGCGTTTTCCATCGCTGCAGATGCATTCTTTTTCGACGGTCGAAATTCGCAAGATGCAGGAGCTTTCCGGCTTGAGTTCGACCGAAGAGGTCTTGAAGAAGCTGCATGAGGCTGGTCTGGATTCGCTGCCGGGCGCAGGCGCCGAAATGCTCGTGGACCGGATCCGTAACAAGATTAGCCGGCGGAAGGGCTCATGGCAGGAATGGATCGACACGATGAAAGCGGCTCATCGCGTAGGGATGCATACTACCGGGACGATGGTGATCGGCTTCGGAGAAACGGCGGAAGAACGCGCATTGCACCTGATTCGCCTTCGCGACGCCCAGGACGAGTGCCTGCGCGGCGGCTATCCAACTCCGGGCTTTCTGGCATTTATCGCCTGGACGTTCCAGCCTGACAATACGAATTTGAAGGCGGAGCGTGTCGGGGCCGAGGAATACCTCAAGACGGTAGCGATCGCCCGCATCATGCTCGACAACATTGACAATCTTCAATCATCGTGGGTGACGATGGGACCGGAAGTAGGCAAGCTGTCTCTTTCCTACGGCTGCAACGATTTTGGCAGCACGATGATGGAGGAAAATGTCGTTTCTGCCGCAGCCTGCACTCATAAAGTGAATACAAACCTGATTCTGGATCTCATCCGCGAAGCGGGCAAAATTCCTGCTCAGCGCAATACGAAATATGAACTGCTGCGCGTATTCCAAGAAGGGGAGCGCGCCGACAAGGATTTCGTGCTGCAGAACTAA
- a CDS encoding EAL domain-containing protein, translating to MRGNHFFLTDWKRKASVWGKLLLPDRMLKFFPPSFIVRDPVHALLDKLYRQGESCAILLVHWNNYAWIASSLSKHELSDFRSRAKLAVKQACVQHLEASNLVALQQYCEENICVFVRVGKHLSLQQLRERAEAIRAELEQSLEYRSGMPAYVQTGLHLLDAEQVNRRSAAMDAYRNAHALATKTITPFMLEARRELKRIVQGEDISVLAQPIMNLHNGDVFGWEILTRGPEGSIYHSPVELFHFAYQADVLSSLEFLVVKKGLLEIAKRRIQEQVFINISPITLSHPLMLTYMLEQLRQWPEVRPNQLIFEITERQSIQNFGHLTRVIQTFREHGFRFAVDDAGAGYSSLQSIAELIPDIIKIDRSVIANIDQISAKQSMLQAILFFAEHVNCQVVAEGVEREEEADVLFRNNVHMGQGFYFARPEPFRPEGDAEKFAELKKKILLKTQKGSALA from the coding sequence ATGCGGGGAAATCACTTCTTCTTGACCGATTGGAAACGCAAGGCAAGCGTGTGGGGCAAGCTGCTGCTTCCCGACAGGATGCTGAAGTTTTTCCCGCCCTCCTTTATCGTTCGGGACCCGGTTCACGCCTTGCTGGACAAGCTCTACCGCCAAGGCGAATCCTGCGCTATCCTGCTGGTACACTGGAACAACTATGCATGGATCGCTTCATCGCTGTCCAAGCATGAGTTGTCTGATTTTAGAAGCCGGGCCAAATTGGCTGTGAAGCAAGCATGCGTTCAACACTTGGAAGCCTCGAATTTGGTCGCCTTGCAGCAATACTGCGAGGAGAACATTTGCGTATTTGTAAGGGTAGGGAAGCACTTGAGCTTGCAGCAGCTGCGCGAACGGGCGGAGGCGATCCGCGCCGAGCTGGAGCAGTCGCTGGAATACAGGTCGGGAATGCCGGCTTATGTGCAGACAGGCCTTCATCTGCTGGATGCCGAACAGGTTAACAGGCGTTCCGCAGCGATGGACGCCTATCGCAATGCGCATGCGCTTGCGACGAAAACCATCACTCCGTTTATGTTGGAAGCCCGAAGGGAACTCAAGAGGATTGTGCAGGGCGAGGACATTTCCGTGCTCGCGCAGCCGATTATGAATTTGCATAATGGGGATGTGTTCGGCTGGGAAATCTTGACGAGAGGCCCGGAGGGGAGCATCTACCATTCTCCTGTGGAGTTGTTCCATTTCGCCTATCAGGCAGATGTGCTGTCATCGCTTGAATTCCTGGTTGTGAAGAAGGGACTGCTGGAAATCGCGAAGCGCCGCATTCAGGAGCAGGTTTTCATCAATATAAGTCCCATTACGCTTAGCCATCCGTTGATGCTTACTTATATGCTGGAACAGCTCCGGCAATGGCCGGAGGTGCGCCCGAATCAGCTTATCTTCGAGATAACGGAGCGCCAATCGATCCAAAATTTCGGACATCTGACGCGTGTGATCCAGACGTTCCGCGAGCATGGATTCCGCTTCGCTGTTGACGATGCAGGGGCCGGTTATTCCAGCTTGCAATCGATTGCGGAGCTGATTCCCGATATTATTAAAATTGACCGTTCGGTCATCGCCAATATTGACCAGATCTCTGCCAAGCAATCCATGCTGCAGGCGATCTTGTTCTTCGCGGAACACGTCAACTGCCAGGTGGTTGCTGAGGGCGTTGAACGAGAAGAAGAGGCAGATGTGCTGTTCCGCAACAACGTCCATATGGGTCAAGGCTTTTATTTTGCCAGACCGGAGCCCTTCCGTCCGGAGGGAGACGCCGAGAAATTTGCCGAGCTGAAGAAAAAAATATTGCTGAAAACCCAAAAGGGCAGTGCGCTGGCGTGA
- a CDS encoding aminotransferase class I/II-fold pyridoxal phosphate-dependent enzyme, whose amino-acid sequence MKIESRLAQIGSVQEPVTGAVNFPIYHATAFRHPRLGQSTGFDYIRSQSPTRKVLEEAAAELESGDRGYACSSGMAALHTIFGLFSQGDHLLVSLDLYGGTYRLLEQIMSRYGVTASYIDTNDMEGLERLRKPNTKAILIETPTNPLMMITDLEAVSEWAKQHGLLVIVDNTLLTPFFQRPLELGADIVIHSASKYLGGHNDVLAGLIMAKGQELCDQLSFLHNSIGAVLGPQDCYMLMRGMKTLALRMERHQYNAVRMAEFLQEHPLVEQVYYPALPTHPGYEIQQRQASGNTGIFSFKMREAAMIEPILRHIKLIAFAESLGGVESLMTYPAVQTHADIPEEIRRRVGVDDRLLRLSVGIEHIEDLIADLAQAFEAADKEIH is encoded by the coding sequence ATGAAGATAGAAAGCCGCTTGGCGCAAATCGGGTCTGTGCAAGAGCCCGTAACCGGCGCTGTTAATTTCCCGATCTATCATGCAACGGCATTCCGCCACCCTCGACTCGGGCAGAGCACGGGCTTCGACTACATACGGAGCCAGAGCCCGACACGCAAGGTGCTGGAGGAGGCTGCCGCGGAGCTGGAGTCTGGAGACAGAGGCTATGCATGCAGCTCGGGAATGGCCGCTCTTCACACGATTTTCGGTTTGTTCTCGCAAGGAGATCACCTGCTTGTCTCGCTCGATCTGTACGGAGGCACGTACCGGCTGCTCGAGCAGATCATGAGTCGCTACGGCGTGACCGCCTCTTATATCGATACGAACGATATGGAGGGATTGGAGCGGCTGCGGAAGCCGAATACGAAAGCCATTCTCATTGAAACGCCTACGAATCCGTTGATGATGATTACGGACCTAGAGGCAGTAAGTGAATGGGCAAAGCAGCACGGCTTGCTCGTCATTGTCGACAATACGCTGCTGACGCCCTTTTTCCAGCGGCCGCTTGAGCTTGGAGCGGACATCGTGATTCACAGCGCATCCAAATACTTGGGCGGACACAATGATGTGCTGGCCGGACTTATTATGGCGAAGGGTCAGGAGCTGTGCGATCAGCTGTCCTTCCTGCACAATTCGATCGGTGCGGTGCTCGGCCCCCAGGATTGCTATATGCTGATGAGAGGCATGAAGACACTGGCGCTGCGCATGGAGCGTCATCAATACAACGCGGTGCGAATGGCGGAATTTTTGCAGGAGCATCCGTTGGTGGAGCAGGTGTACTATCCGGCGTTGCCGACACACCCCGGTTATGAAATCCAGCAACGCCAGGCATCCGGCAACACGGGCATCTTCTCGTTCAAGATGAGAGAAGCGGCAATGATCGAGCCGATCCTGCGGCATATCAAGCTGATCGCCTTCGCGGAGAGCCTGGGTGGCGTGGAATCGCTCATGACCTATCCCGCTGTGCAGACGCATGCCGATATTCCTGAAGAGATCCGACGCCGTGTCGGCGTTGACGATCGCTTGCTGCGCTTGTCCGTTGGCATTGAGCATATCGAAGACTTGATTGCCGACCTGGCGCAGGCGTTCGAAGCGGCGGATAAGGAAATCCATTAA
- the thrS gene encoding threonine--tRNA ligase, with product MNVIIKLPDGAAKEIPKGTTLEEIAASISSSLKKNAVAGKLNGKLVDLYTPVEEDADVEIVMPNSEEGLEVIRHSTAHLMAQAIKRIYGDRAVKLGIGPVIEDGFYYDIDLEHSLTPDDLSKIEKEMARIVQENLEIRRREVTREEALAIYTELDDPLKLELIRDLPEEAVITIYDQGEFFDLCRGPHVPSTGRLKVFKLLNLAGAYWRGDSNNKMLQRIYGTAFVKKAELDEHLQLLEEAKKRDHRRLGKDLKIFAFSREVGQGLPMWLPRGAKLRRIMERYIVDLEERLGYNHVYTPVLANVDLYKTSGHWDHYNEDMFPQMVMDNEELVLRPMNCPHHMMVYKTEMRSYRDLPLRIAELGTMHRYEMSGALTGLHRVRAMTLNDAHIFCRPDQIKEEFARVIQLIRQVYEDFGITDYRFRLSYRDPADKEKYFPDDQMWEMSQRMLREVVEELNLPFYEAEGEAAFYGPKLDVQIRTALKKEETLSTAQLDFLLPERFGLEYVGEDGQKHRPVVIHRGIISTMERMTAFLLENFAGALPTWLSPVQAMVIPVSNHYDDYAREVTEKLQALGVRAEGDYRNEKLGYKIRAAQLEKIPYMFVVGESEKNEGTVSVRKRGEGDLGASPIEEAAQTILQDRTVQN from the coding sequence ATGAATGTGATCATTAAGCTGCCGGACGGAGCGGCCAAGGAAATTCCCAAGGGTACAACCCTGGAGGAAATTGCGGCGTCAATCAGCAGCAGCCTGAAGAAAAATGCGGTAGCAGGCAAACTGAACGGCAAGCTTGTAGACCTGTACACGCCAGTGGAAGAGGATGCGGATGTGGAAATCGTCATGCCGAATTCGGAGGAAGGGCTTGAAGTCATTCGGCACAGCACAGCTCATTTGATGGCGCAGGCGATCAAGCGGATTTATGGCGACCGCGCAGTGAAGCTGGGCATTGGCCCGGTCATTGAGGACGGCTTCTACTATGACATTGACTTGGAGCATTCCTTGACGCCCGATGACTTGAGCAAGATCGAGAAGGAAATGGCGAGAATCGTCCAGGAGAATCTCGAGATCCGGCGCCGTGAAGTCACGCGCGAAGAGGCGCTGGCCATCTATACCGAGCTTGACGATCCTCTGAAGCTGGAGCTTATCCGCGACCTGCCGGAGGAAGCTGTTATAACGATCTATGATCAGGGCGAGTTTTTCGACTTGTGCCGCGGTCCGCACGTTCCATCGACCGGCAGGCTGAAAGTATTCAAGCTGCTGAATTTGGCTGGCGCTTATTGGCGCGGGGACTCCAACAACAAGATGCTGCAGCGCATTTACGGGACCGCCTTTGTGAAAAAAGCGGAGTTGGATGAGCACCTGCAGCTGTTGGAGGAGGCAAAAAAGCGCGACCACCGCAGACTCGGCAAGGATTTGAAGATCTTCGCCTTTTCCCGCGAGGTTGGGCAGGGGCTGCCGATGTGGCTGCCGAGAGGCGCGAAACTGCGCAGAATCATGGAACGCTATATCGTTGATCTGGAGGAGCGCCTGGGCTATAACCATGTGTATACGCCGGTCTTGGCGAATGTGGATCTGTACAAGACATCCGGCCATTGGGATCATTACAATGAGGATATGTTCCCGCAGATGGTGATGGATAATGAGGAGCTGGTGCTCCGGCCGATGAACTGCCCGCACCATATGATGGTCTACAAAACAGAGATGCGGAGCTACCGTGACTTGCCGTTGCGGATTGCGGAGCTGGGCACGATGCACCGCTACGAAATGTCCGGCGCATTGACCGGACTGCATCGGGTCAGGGCCATGACCTTGAACGATGCCCATATTTTCTGCAGACCGGATCAGATCAAGGAAGAATTCGCCCGCGTTATCCAGCTCATTCGCCAAGTGTATGAGGATTTCGGCATTACCGACTACCGATTCCGTCTCTCTTACCGCGATCCTGCCGACAAGGAGAAGTACTTCCCGGATGACCAGATGTGGGAGATGTCGCAGCGCATGCTGCGTGAGGTTGTAGAAGAGCTGAATCTGCCGTTCTATGAAGCGGAAGGGGAAGCCGCATTCTACGGACCGAAGCTGGACGTGCAAATTCGCACAGCGCTGAAGAAGGAAGAAACACTGTCTACCGCACAGCTTGATTTTCTGCTGCCGGAACGATTCGGACTGGAGTATGTTGGCGAAGACGGACAGAAGCATCGGCCGGTCGTCATTCACCGCGGCATAATCAGCACCATGGAGCGGATGACCGCATTCCTTCTCGAAAATTTCGCAGGGGCTTTGCCGACCTGGCTTTCACCGGTGCAGGCGATGGTGATTCCGGTCTCCAATCATTATGATGATTATGCGCGTGAAGTAACCGAGAAGCTCCAAGCGCTTGGCGTTCGGGCAGAAGGGGATTACCGCAACGAGAAGCTGGGCTATAAGATCAGAGCCGCTCAGCTCGAGAAAATTCCCTATATGTTCGTCGTTGGCGAGAGCGAAAAAAATGAAGGAACCGTCTCGGTCCGCAAGCGGGGAGAAGGCGATCTTGGGGCCTCCCCGATTGAAGAAGCGGCACAGACGATTCTGCAGGACAGAACGGTTCAAAATTAA
- the ytxC gene encoding putative sporulation protein YtxC, translating to MHLFTISLKLDPQQHTDPFYAQLSQRMQSIAQLGKHIAIKREYASSDRECWTCEVSGEAFALTEDGPAVYAQASEVLAAYVLRYEELHLIRSIIQHDFDYYEEQEVEQIIQYCYQIMDEPEELLDVSGSASQRVKWHGKIAEAFHQYLTEHTMLNMEGFVRFRLKFYWTELREIVEYAIDEYMMDKQYHEFITLLKYFVCVQEAKVPAVHLVHKGEYEFQLFDEDGKPMEPSAVESFVIETVDQDVNFEDMIVSTLITVSPRMIYLHTKEPGMQVIKTIRQIFEDRVVLCTYCPVCRSLLHGGTSSTLRHP from the coding sequence TTGCATCTGTTCACAATATCGTTGAAGCTGGACCCACAGCAGCATACCGACCCATTTTACGCACAATTGAGCCAGCGCATGCAATCAATCGCTCAACTTGGCAAGCACATTGCGATCAAGCGCGAGTATGCGTCTTCGGATAGGGAATGTTGGACCTGTGAAGTGTCGGGCGAGGCATTTGCTCTTACAGAGGACGGGCCTGCTGTTTATGCACAGGCATCGGAAGTATTGGCGGCCTATGTGCTTCGGTATGAAGAATTGCACTTGATTCGGTCGATTATTCAGCATGATTTCGATTATTATGAGGAGCAGGAAGTAGAGCAAATCATCCAATATTGTTATCAGATCATGGATGAGCCCGAGGAGCTGCTGGATGTTTCGGGCTCGGCTTCACAGCGTGTGAAATGGCATGGCAAAATCGCCGAAGCCTTTCACCAGTATTTGACGGAGCATACGATGCTGAACATGGAAGGTTTCGTGAGGTTTCGCCTGAAGTTTTATTGGACGGAGCTGCGGGAAATCGTCGAGTATGCCATTGATGAATACATGATGGATAAGCAATATCACGAATTCATCACGCTGCTCAAGTACTTCGTTTGTGTTCAGGAAGCGAAGGTGCCGGCTGTTCATCTGGTGCACAAAGGCGAGTATGAATTCCAGCTGTTCGATGAGGACGGCAAGCCGATGGAACCGAGTGCGGTAGAGAGCTTTGTGATCGAAACCGTCGATCAGGACGTAAATTTTGAGGATATGATCGTGAGCACGCTGATTACCGTATCCCCGCGGATGATTTATCTGCATACGAAGGAACCGGGCATGCAGGTAATCAAGACGATTCGCCAAATTTTCGAGGACCGTGTCGTCTTGTGCACCTACTGTCCGGTCTGCAGAAGCTTGCTGCATGGCGGAACAAGCAGTACATTGCGGCACCCTTAA